The sequence below is a genomic window from Bradyrhizobium septentrionale.
GGAAACAGTCCTGCAGAGCGCAAGCGCTCATGGCTGATCGGCTACACCTGGCCTAGCGAACCGGGGGCCGCTCCAAAATTTCTTCCATGCCTTCGTGCGGGCGCGGAATCACATGCGCCGACACGACTTGTCCGATTTGGTTTGCAGCCGCTGCACCCGCATCGACCGCCGCTTTCACGGCGCCGACGTCGCCCTGCACGATGATGGATATTAGGCCGCCTCCCGGCTGCTGCTTCGTGACCAGCTTGACGTTCGCCGCCTTCACCATCGCGTCAGCCGCTTGAACTGCAGCCACTAAACCCTTCGTCTCGACCAATCCGAGTGCCTGCAATGCCATGGCTTACTCCTTAAGCGAACGCCCGAGCAGGAAGCGAAGCTCGTCGCGCCGCCCTGTCGGAACAGAAAACCGTCGAAATCCGAGACGATGAAGCTCGACTAGAAGCTCCGAGGGTACGGTGCTGCCCTCGATTCCCAATTGGGCGCCCTTCTCCGCGGCAGTGATTGCCGCCATCAGCAAATTGGTCGCGTAGGAGGGGAGCCTCCGGAATGGATTGGCTCGAACGAGATCTTCGCAGACGTATTGGTCGAGCACTTCCAGCGACTGCTGCACTTCTATGGGGAAGCCATATATTGTGCGCACGACATCTCCGATATCTACCCAAATCGGAGCAGCTGATCCGGCTATCTCGACGACGTCATCAAGAGCCATTACATTCTGGATCATGGCTCCGGCGCCTAGACCCACCTGGCGAACCTCCCGCTGAAACGCGGCGAATTCGGACGAACTTGAGATGCCACCGATAAGGGCGGTAGCGTCCCGATATCGAGCGCTCTCTGCTGCGGCTGATATCCCCAGGAGGATTGCCCGAAGGTAGTTCAGCGACCCGAGAGGCAAGAAGAAGCTCGGCGGAAGTTCCTGCCAATTCTCAATCAGGCGGCGGGCCCGATCCGAACTCACCCGCGGCAGCCGAAACTGGACCGAGCCACCCACAGACCCCAAGAATGCGGGAACACATGCTTCGCACACAATGGCGCGGATCTCGTCTGCGACGGCCCGCGATGTGGTGGGCAGCCCCGCGGCGGCTGTCAGTTCAACGAAACGGCCGACGCCGCCCTTCGCGATGATGAGATCGGTGACGCTGACAACTCGGCCGGCGCTCGTCGCTTCGAGGAGCTCTTCGCTCGATTTCGGCGATATCCAGATCGCCGCCTCTGACCTGCGATCCGCCCATTCCAGGATGTGTCTCAATGAAGGCAAGCCAGCGCCGGCAGGCTTGAGCTTGAGCGCCCCCGCGAAGATCTTTCCGCTTGCTCCATCCATCGAGATCTGGTCGCCCTCGCGGTAGGTCTTACCCGCGATTGAGAACGTCTTGCGGTTCAGGTCGATTTCGATTGCTTCGCAGCCCACGATGCAGGGCCTATCGAGCGCCCGCGAGACAACAGCAGCGTGGCTGAGCGCTCCGCCCCGCGCGGTTATCACGCCATTAGCAGCAAGCATTCCACGGATGTCTTGCGGGCTAGTCGTCGGACGCAGCAGGATAACCGCCTCGCCAGAGAGGACGAGGTCCGCCGCCCGGTCGGCGTCGAGAACCGCGGCGCCATGGGCATGGCCTGGCGAGGAACCGAGCCCTTGCACAAGCACGGGCGTTATCGCGAGTTCGGCCTCGTCGAATGACGGCCGCGAAACCTTTCTGACCTGCTCCGAACTGATCCGCCCCAACGCGGTCCGCTCATCTATGAGGCCTTCTCCGACCAGATCCTCGGCAATCTTGATAGCGGCGGCCGCGGTGCGTTTGGCCGGCCTCACCTGTAGGAAATATAGCTTCCCGGACTCAACGGTAAACTCGATATCCACTGCATCCGCGTAGAGCTCTTCCAAGGTTCGGCTATGCGTTTCGAACGCCTGGCGCAATAGTGGGTCAAGCGCATCAGGTTGAGACAAATCGATCGGCGTGTGCGTTCCGGAGACAAGGTCCTCTCCCTGCCGGCCGATCAGATACTCGCCGTATAACGCCTTGCGGCCATCGTTCGGATTGCGAGTGAAGGCCACGCCTGAACCCGACCTATCGTCCGCATTGCCGAAGACCATGGCTTGAATGGTGACCGCGGTCCCCAAGTCGTCTGAGATTCCATGATGTTTCCGGTACGC
It includes:
- a CDS encoding pyruvate, phosphate dikinase, producing the protein MHKLVMADAMDTIFVREVTDRDVEDALRFGGKASGLAKMARAGIPIPPAFVIGVEGFRQFRASRAGLGEGLLAEIHGAIRNLEHQSGRSFADNDRPLLVSVRSGAPVSMPGMMDTILNLGLTSASALSLAQGTGGSDFALDTWMRFWRMFADIVLGIDLSELVESVKEAESIARKELTASAFQNPERAILDHIEAAGEVASADPFWQLEKAIEAVFRSWDSARAKAYRKHHGISDDLGTAVTIQAMVFGNADDRSGSGVAFTRNPNDGRKALYGEYLIGRQGEDLVSGTHTPIDLSQPDALDPLLRQAFETHSRTLEELYADAVDIEFTVESGKLYFLQVRPAKRTAAAAIKIAEDLVGEGLIDERTALGRISSEQVRKVSRPSFDEAELAITPVLVQGLGSSPGHAHGAAVLDADRAADLVLSGEAVILLRPTTSPQDIRGMLAANGVITARGGALSHAAVVSRALDRPCIVGCEAIEIDLNRKTFSIAGKTYREGDQISMDGASGKIFAGALKLKPAGAGLPSLRHILEWADRRSEAAIWISPKSSEELLEATSAGRVVSVTDLIIAKGGVGRFVELTAAAGLPTTSRAVADEIRAIVCEACVPAFLGSVGGSVQFRLPRVSSDRARRLIENWQELPPSFFLPLGSLNYLRAILLGISAAAESARYRDATALIGGISSSSEFAAFQREVRQVGLGAGAMIQNVMALDDVVEIAGSAAPIWVDIGDVVRTIYGFPIEVQQSLEVLDQYVCEDLVRANPFRRLPSYATNLLMAAITAAEKGAQLGIEGSTVPSELLVELHRLGFRRFSVPTGRRDELRFLLGRSLKE
- a CDS encoding BMC domain-containing protein, translated to MALQALGLVETKGLVAAVQAADAMVKAANVKLVTKQQPGGGLISIIVQGDVGAVKAAVDAGAAAANQIGQVVSAHVIPRPHEGMEEILERPPVR